Sequence from the Pedobacter sp. D749 genome:
TTGTGTAAAAGGCCCATTGCTGGATTGACAGAGCGCTTTGGGTACTTTGGCGCTCCAAAGTACCATGCCACCGCGGCATAGACAATGCTTGCTTAATTAATGTTTTGGAAATAAATGCCTTTTTATAACTGGAAAGATGCTGAAATAAATTCAGCATGACGACCGCCTTAATGAAGTACTAAAAAAACATATATATAGGTAACAAAAGATGTGTCCACACGATAGGCCTGCGCGGGAATGACGATTTTTCTAATTAAATTCTATTATAATTATATTCAACTACCTAACAGCTGTAAAATACTCTTCCTTTTCTGAAGTATGCGACTTAATTACATTGGTCAGGATTAAATTCACCAATACTTTTTGGGCTTTGCGGTACGAACTGCGTAATAGTTTGCTAAACTCTTTCAGGGTAATTTTTTCATTCTGTTCCAGGTATTCGAGCAGTTTTTTCTCGTTCTCCGAGTAAGAGATTAACACGCCGTCATTTTTATATTCCTGTTTAAGTACTTCAACAATAATCCGACTGGCTAAAATGCTTTTATCATCAATGCGGATATAAGCCCACCATTTTTTTTGATCATCAAGTGCATAATGCGGTTTGGTATCACTTTCAGGAATATTAACTACCAGCACTAATTTATCATCAACATAAATTTCCTCAAAGTAAGGTTCAATCGCAGGCTTACAAAACTGATGTGCAGAAGTTAAAATCATATATTTCTCTTCTTCTTCTGATTTCACACCTTTAATAGATCCATCATCGGCCACACCAATTAATAATTTACCACCTTTATTATTAGCAAAAGCAACCAGACTCTTGGCAATTTTCTCTGTATTGGTAATGGTTTTCTTAAAATCGAGCATAACGCCCTCACCCTGCAAAATTAAACTCTTAATACTCGGCATAATCTAAAAATTAGTAAGCAACTCTGGGCGTTTCGCCCTGATGCAGGTTTCGGATATATACTTCATTCATTACGGTCGCACACAGTTCACCATTCTTATTGGTTATTTCCATGGGGTAAGCCTTTACAAACTTTCCAATGGTTTTTAAGGCATGTTCTGCTTCAGCAAGCATGTCGTCAGTTACTGTTATAGTAAAATATAATGTAGAACGACCAGGTTTTAAATATTGTATAGAGGCGCTCTTTAACCAAACACGTACTTTAAATCCCCGACGTTGCATTAACTGATCAAATAACAAGGCATAAAACGGGTCAGTAGCTGCATAAATAGTGCCTCCAAAAATAGAACCGTTATAATTTTTATTCAGAAAACTCTTGCTAAGCTTAACTGTACAGCTTCTAAATTCATTTTCAAATCTCTGAACCCAAATGCGTTGAAAAAATAGGGGTGGGTAAAAACGCATTACCCATTTAAGGGTATTTTGAGAAATTATCATACTTACTAATATCAGAAAGTTTTATCACCTTTTAAAGTTTTGGCCGTGTTGTTTTAGTAATATTTCAGTAATTTAGATCATGCATGTTATGATCCCCTTAGCGACGCTTTAACAGATTTGGATAGTCGTGGTTATAATTTAATTTTAATTGAAAATATATCTCGAGGCTGCTGAATAAATTAAAGATCCATCACGAATAGCAATTGTTTTATAACATAATCATTTAAAAATCAGCATTATCTGTTAAAAAACATCCTTTTTGAAGAAAAAAAATAAAACCAAATGATTAAAAGGTTGTTAGGATGATAGATAACAATAAAAACTATGAAAAAAATAATCTTAAGTCTTGCTTTTGCGGGTTCTCTTATGATAGCCACATCAGCATGCAATTCGTCAAAAAATATGGCTGGTTCTTCAGACAGCACTAAAACGGATTCGACAACAACGGCACCAATGGATACAACATCTAAAAAAATGCCAGACACGACAAAAATGCCAACTGACACTACAAAAAAGAACCCTACTATGTAGGATCTTAAAAGCCACTCTAACGCAGAGTGGCTTTTATTTTTAAGAATCTATTTTAAATATTTGTGTTATTGCGTATTTTCAGCGTTTAAACCAAATAA
This genomic interval carries:
- a CDS encoding coproporphyrinogen III oxidase; translation: MKKIILSLAFAGSLMIATSACNSSKNMAGSSDSTKTDSTTTAPMDTTSKKMPDTTKMPTDTTKKNPTM
- a CDS encoding helix-turn-helix domain-containing protein yields the protein MPSIKSLILQGEGVMLDFKKTITNTEKIAKSLVAFANNKGGKLLIGVADDGSIKGVKSEEEEKYMILTSAHQFCKPAIEPYFEEIYVDDKLVLVVNIPESDTKPHYALDDQKKWWAYIRIDDKSILASRIIVEVLKQEYKNDGVLISYSENEKKLLEYLEQNEKITLKEFSKLLRSSYRKAQKVLVNLILTNVIKSHTSEKEEYFTAVR
- a CDS encoding PaaI family thioesterase; its protein translation is MIISQNTLKWVMRFYPPLFFQRIWVQRFENEFRSCTVKLSKSFLNKNYNGSIFGGTIYAATDPFYALLFDQLMQRRGFKVRVWLKSASIQYLKPGRSTLYFTITVTDDMLAEAEHALKTIGKFVKAYPMEITNKNGELCATVMNEVYIRNLHQGETPRVAY